One stretch of Nocardioides perillae DNA includes these proteins:
- a CDS encoding peptidoglycan DD-metalloendopeptidase family protein yields MSLDERAAAYTAFLRDNRWGLPLADYELTATFGQSSSLWSSVHTGLDFAAPTGTPILSVARGTVAEAGWAGAYGERTVVVDADGTEFWYCHQESTSVSPGEDVAAGEVIGTVGATGNVTGPHLHLEVRPRGGAPVDPFVVMADRGASP; encoded by the coding sequence GTGTCGCTCGACGAGCGAGCTGCCGCCTACACGGCGTTCCTGCGCGACAACCGGTGGGGGCTCCCCCTCGCCGACTACGAGCTGACGGCGACGTTCGGCCAGAGCAGCTCGCTGTGGTCATCGGTCCACACCGGTCTCGACTTCGCTGCGCCGACTGGGACGCCGATCCTGTCCGTCGCTCGCGGCACGGTGGCCGAGGCCGGTTGGGCCGGCGCCTACGGCGAGCGGACGGTGGTGGTCGACGCCGACGGCACCGAGTTCTGGTACTGCCACCAGGAGTCGACCTCCGTCTCACCTGGGGAAGACGTTGCTGCCGGCGAGGTCATCGGCACTGTCGGCGCGACGGGCAACGTCACCGGTCCCCACCTCCACCTGGAGGTGCGACCCCGCGGTGGCGCGCCGGTCGACCCCTTCGTCGTGATGGCCGACCGAGGTGCGTCACCGTGA
- a CDS encoding helix-turn-helix domain-containing protein produces METPLEPCTTARDCSCWTAGGCPARAVGPAPPRQDPASPGDPGRRPLDEEERAAARTLGLLLVALRQERGLAQGHVAARAGLAARSLRRLERGERRTRVSTLTRIASAIDDSDPGLPGLLVQVAGAALAPESLYAARVDHRRRRRRAAASKLFITEQVVTRTTTPGGVVEVTVRRRRLSRSRVVESSKTHLLPSEDAPPGMMAP; encoded by the coding sequence GTGGAAACCCCCCTCGAGCCGTGCACGACGGCGAGGGACTGTAGTTGTTGGACCGCTGGCGGGTGTCCCGCGCGCGCAGTGGGTCCGGCACCGCCCCGGCAAGACCCGGCGAGCCCAGGGGACCCGGGGCGTCGACCCCTCGACGAGGAGGAGCGTGCGGCGGCGCGAACACTGGGGCTACTGTTGGTGGCGCTGAGGCAGGAGCGTGGCCTCGCCCAGGGCCACGTCGCCGCGCGTGCCGGACTCGCCGCCCGGAGTCTTCGTCGCCTCGAGCGCGGGGAGCGGCGCACGCGGGTATCCACCCTTACCCGGATCGCATCGGCGATCGACGACTCCGATCCCGGCCTGCCCGGCCTGCTGGTCCAGGTCGCGGGCGCTGCCTTGGCGCCGGAGTCTCTGTACGCGGCCCGCGTCGACCATCGCCGTCGCCGCCGCCGCGCGGCGGCGAGCAAGTTGTTCATCACGGAGCAGGTCGTGACCCGCACGACCACTCCAGGAGGTGTCGTCGAGGTCACCGTTCGACGCCGTCGCCTGAGTCGCAGCAGGGTGGTCGAGTCGTCGAAGACGCATCTCCTCCCGTCCGAGGACGCGCCGCCCGGCATGATGGCCCCATGA
- a CDS encoding GNAT family N-acetyltransferase, whose protein sequence is MADQPAPGAVRVRRATPADRDAIRRVGHAAWPATYAFAGEAYVRDGLERLWSVEAVEESLAQTTYVVAEVADEQGWLVVGTGNVDLAPEVPVIWRLYVRPDHQADGLGGQVLQALLAVVPPGRRVRLEYVDGNLRAATFYARHGFREAAREPGRREGWPDSVWMEREV, encoded by the coding sequence ATGGCAGACCAGCCGGCACCGGGTGCGGTGCGCGTGCGGCGCGCGACACCCGCGGACCGCGACGCGATCCGCCGCGTCGGCCACGCCGCGTGGCCTGCCACCTACGCCTTCGCGGGCGAGGCCTACGTGCGCGACGGCCTCGAGCGGCTGTGGTCGGTCGAGGCCGTCGAGGAGAGCCTCGCGCAGACGACGTACGTCGTGGCGGAGGTCGCCGACGAGCAGGGCTGGCTGGTCGTGGGCACCGGCAACGTCGACCTGGCTCCGGAGGTGCCGGTCATCTGGCGGCTCTACGTGCGCCCCGACCACCAGGCCGACGGCCTCGGCGGGCAGGTCCTGCAGGCGCTCTTGGCCGTGGTGCCTCCGGGGCGTCGGGTGCGTCTGGAGTACGTCGACGGCAACCTCCGCGCCGCCACCTTCTACGCTCGCCACGGCTTCCGCGAGGCCGCCCGCGAACCCGGCCGCCGCGAGGGCTGGCCCGACTCCGTCTGGATGGAGCGCGAGGTCTGA
- a CDS encoding DUF4406 domain-containing protein, translating to MRFRDTFVRVAAELTRAGHTVLLPTFLEPGAELGADNRARLGRAHLARVATADEVLVVDVGGHVGESTRREIAHARSRGVPVRFLEGDGRSAGAGSLGAT from the coding sequence GTGCGCTTCCGGGACACCTTCGTCCGGGTCGCAGCCGAGCTGACGCGCGCCGGGCACACGGTGCTGTTGCCGACCTTCCTCGAGCCGGGTGCGGAGCTCGGAGCCGACAATCGCGCCCGGCTGGGCCGCGCGCACCTCGCACGTGTCGCGACCGCCGACGAGGTCCTCGTGGTCGACGTGGGCGGCCACGTCGGGGAGAGCACCCGCCGCGAGATCGCCCACGCCCGCTCCCGCGGGGTGCCGGTGCGGTTCCTGGAGGGGGACGGTCGGTCTGCCGGGGCTGGTTCGCTGGGCGCCACCTGA
- a CDS encoding recombinase family protein — protein MIGYIRVSTDDQARSGLGLEAQEQTLRQAAAREGWDLVDLVVDEGRSAKSLDRKGLLDAVARVAAGEAETIAVAKLDRLTRSLVGLADLLEWGERVGASIVALDLGLDTSTSTGRLVARIMASVGEWEREQISDRTRAAAAVKRDKGERISRGSVRDSNPSLARRIAAAREAGETWQTIADALNEEQVPTVRGGACWRVSSVQAAGGYRRPTSRTARVELPTPPRRRR, from the coding sequence GTGATCGGGTACATCAGGGTCAGCACCGACGACCAGGCTCGTAGCGGGCTAGGTCTGGAGGCGCAGGAGCAGACGTTGCGCCAGGCCGCTGCGCGAGAAGGCTGGGACTTGGTGGACCTCGTGGTCGACGAGGGTCGCAGCGCCAAGAGTCTCGACCGGAAGGGGTTGCTGGACGCCGTCGCCCGTGTCGCCGCCGGCGAGGCGGAGACGATCGCCGTCGCCAAGCTCGATCGCCTGACCAGGTCCCTGGTCGGGCTCGCCGACTTGCTGGAGTGGGGCGAGCGGGTGGGAGCCAGCATTGTTGCCCTCGACCTCGGCTTGGACACGTCGACCAGCACCGGCCGCTTGGTGGCGCGCATCATGGCATCAGTCGGCGAGTGGGAACGCGAGCAGATCAGCGACCGGACTCGAGCGGCCGCCGCGGTAAAGCGCGACAAGGGCGAGCGGATCAGCCGCGGCTCGGTGCGCGACTCCAACCCCAGTCTCGCTCGTCGGATCGCCGCGGCCCGCGAGGCGGGTGAGACCTGGCAGACCATCGCGGACGCCCTGAACGAGGAACAGGTGCCGACCGTGCGCGGTGGCGCGTGCTGGCGGGTGTCATCGGTGCAGGCCGCAGGCGGGTACCGACGGCCGACCTCCCGCACCGCGCGCGTCGAGTTGCCGACCCCTCCGCGCCGACGACGCTAG
- a CDS encoding redoxin domain-containing protein, whose protein sequence is MKSNRAWREAVLISLPLYLAALVVACAPTSSPLGGPGSRSDAATFVGPVDVPRAEPCSSLLSRPATPVEQGWTTVRLPCLTEEAEVEVAALGAVEGGPVVVNLWASWCTPCREEMPRLEQAAREAADDGVRFVGVATRDAPERSGEFLRSLGVTFPQLSDVSGDLLAELGVPGLPVTVAVAGGAVVGQHVGPASAQDLADLVNEALDAEVASEAATP, encoded by the coding sequence GTGAAGTCGAATCGGGCGTGGCGGGAGGCGGTGCTGATCTCTTTGCCGCTGTACCTCGCGGCCCTCGTCGTCGCCTGCGCGCCGACGTCGAGCCCGCTGGGGGGGCCGGGCAGTCGGTCGGACGCCGCGACGTTCGTGGGACCCGTGGACGTCCCACGGGCCGAACCGTGCAGTTCGCTGCTGTCGCGTCCCGCCACACCGGTAGAGCAGGGGTGGACAACGGTCCGGCTGCCGTGCCTGACAGAAGAGGCGGAGGTCGAGGTGGCTGCTCTAGGCGCCGTCGAGGGTGGACCCGTCGTGGTGAACTTGTGGGCGTCGTGGTGCACGCCGTGTCGAGAGGAGATGCCGCGCCTCGAGCAAGCGGCCCGGGAGGCGGCGGACGACGGCGTCCGCTTCGTCGGTGTCGCGACGCGGGACGCGCCCGAGAGGTCAGGCGAGTTCCTCCGCTCGCTCGGGGTCACGTTCCCCCAACTGAGCGACGTGAGCGGCGACCTCCTTGCGGAGCTCGGCGTCCCAGGTCTCCCGGTCACGGTGGCGGTGGCGGGAGGCGCGGTCGTGGGGCAGCACGTCGGACCAGCCTCCGCGCAGGACCTCGCAGACCTGGTCAACGAGGCCCTGGACGCGGAAGTCGCGAGTGAGGCAGCGACCCCGTGA
- a CDS encoding copper resistance protein CopC: MRTPSQWFTAMVAGLASVALLAATASPADAHSALESSSPTAGAQLRSAPDTIELRFNEPVLADYARASVSVGEGAPTTLSLEVTGAVVVADTAEVRTPTGERSIPWTLRYRVVSADGHPITGELRFAVAPAPPAPDTTRSAAPEDGGAARTEDIQAPPEPDQLKSTSWWWWTPLALLLAGVALTLRRLTRGRT; the protein is encoded by the coding sequence GTGAGGACCCCCAGCCAATGGTTCACCGCGATGGTCGCAGGCCTCGCGTCGGTCGCCCTCCTGGCAGCGACCGCTTCGCCCGCAGACGCGCACAGCGCGCTGGAGTCGAGCTCACCCACCGCCGGTGCGCAGCTGAGGTCGGCGCCGGACACCATCGAGCTCCGCTTCAACGAGCCGGTGCTCGCCGACTATGCGAGAGCCTCGGTCTCCGTCGGCGAGGGGGCCCCGACAACGCTGTCGCTCGAGGTGACCGGGGCGGTGGTCGTGGCCGATACGGCCGAGGTGCGAACGCCGACAGGCGAGCGCTCCATCCCGTGGACGCTGCGCTACCGTGTCGTGTCCGCCGACGGCCATCCCATCACCGGCGAGCTCCGGTTCGCGGTCGCGCCAGCACCGCCGGCGCCGGACACGACAAGGTCGGCGGCTCCCGAGGACGGCGGCGCCGCGCGCACGGAGGACATCCAAGCACCACCCGAACCGGATCAGCTGAAATCCACGTCTTGGTGGTGGTGGACCCCCCTAGCGCTCCTGCTGGCAGGCGTCGCACTGACCCTCCGCCGGCTTACGCGAGGCCGAACCTAG
- a CDS encoding recombinase family protein: MDGQVRRVALYARLSVSTEESVSIDRQFEAGRQYARSRGWEIVDEKKDEGVSATKHRPEDRPGWRSLLDSPQPIDAVIVWKVDRLARNVLDFLHADEMLRGRGAGLVAVEDPIDMTDPQGRAFATMMAVFAEMEAAAISARVRASRAALMKAGRRTGGRPPFGWRNRNASPEPGYVLEKDPDRVEVVEVLVDRALAGASLYSLTKWLTETGVPTRPRRPAGGGLEADQQHANWHDASVEAILRSPVLAGMTPVRGDVLRGDDGLPVVDTDVAIISVEERRQLLAMLDRAKQPGSRPRAGRDVALLYGIVRCASCGGLMYRATAASKYHQYRCQQKGCPRPVGINRPSLEQHVVDVVLAERGEERGVTVTVASAGPDRTLLENIQAEIRLTLDLMQEDGADLASLTERLRAQKQARADAEAGVKTEPTYRVSSSTLREDWARAGDTEARRQLLLGQVEAVRISHTERRGRGLDASRVEVVWREMSEDLRARRDEQLAALARIGFRPGRGPRSPSKTP; the protein is encoded by the coding sequence ATGGATGGTCAGGTCCGTCGTGTCGCGCTGTACGCCCGTCTGTCTGTCTCGACCGAAGAGTCCGTGTCGATCGACCGACAGTTCGAGGCAGGTCGACAGTACGCCCGATCCCGCGGCTGGGAGATTGTCGACGAGAAGAAGGACGAGGGCGTGAGTGCGACCAAGCACCGGCCCGAGGACCGTCCGGGCTGGCGGTCGTTGCTTGACTCGCCGCAGCCCATCGATGCCGTGATCGTCTGGAAGGTCGACCGCCTGGCGCGCAACGTACTCGACTTCCTTCACGCCGACGAGATGCTTCGGGGTCGGGGCGCTGGCCTGGTAGCCGTCGAGGACCCGATCGACATGACCGACCCCCAGGGTCGCGCCTTCGCGACAATGATGGCGGTCTTCGCGGAGATGGAGGCCGCGGCGATCTCGGCCCGTGTTCGCGCCTCCCGGGCGGCGCTCATGAAAGCGGGGCGTCGTACGGGGGGGCGGCCACCCTTCGGCTGGCGGAACCGCAACGCCTCGCCGGAGCCCGGGTACGTCCTCGAGAAGGACCCCGACCGCGTCGAGGTCGTCGAAGTCCTCGTGGATCGAGCCCTTGCGGGCGCGAGTCTCTACTCGTTGACCAAGTGGCTCACCGAGACCGGGGTGCCAACCCGACCACGCCGCCCCGCGGGAGGCGGGCTGGAGGCCGACCAGCAGCATGCGAACTGGCACGACGCGTCGGTCGAAGCCATCCTCCGTTCACCGGTGCTCGCGGGCATGACCCCCGTCCGGGGCGATGTACTCCGCGGGGACGACGGGCTGCCCGTAGTCGACACCGATGTGGCCATCATCAGCGTCGAGGAGCGCCGCCAACTCCTCGCCATGTTGGACCGGGCCAAGCAGCCGGGTTCTCGGCCACGGGCGGGCAGGGACGTGGCTCTGCTCTACGGCATCGTCCGCTGCGCTTCCTGCGGGGGGCTGATGTACCGCGCGACCGCCGCCTCGAAGTACCACCAGTACAGGTGCCAGCAGAAGGGATGCCCCCGACCTGTGGGCATCAACCGCCCCAGCCTGGAACAACACGTCGTCGATGTTGTGCTCGCGGAGCGGGGGGAGGAGCGGGGAGTGACGGTCACCGTCGCCTCCGCCGGCCCCGATCGAACGCTGCTCGAGAACATTCAGGCGGAGATCAGGTTGACCTTGGACCTGATGCAGGAGGACGGCGCGGACCTAGCCTCTTTGACCGAACGGCTGCGAGCCCAGAAGCAGGCGCGCGCGGACGCAGAGGCGGGTGTGAAGACGGAGCCCACCTACCGCGTGTCCTCCTCCACCTTGCGCGAGGACTGGGCGCGCGCAGGGGACACCGAGGCGCGCCGCCAACTGCTCCTGGGGCAGGTCGAGGCGGTACGCATCTCGCACACTGAACGGCGCGGCCGCGGCTTGGACGCCAGCCGAGTCGAGGTCGTCTGGCGCGAGATGTCCGAGGACCTGCGAGCGCGGCGCGATGAGCAGCTCGCCGCACTCGCTCGCATCGGCTTCCGCCCCGGCAGGGGGCCTCGATCCCCCTCGAAAACGCCCTGA
- a CDS encoding HNH endonuclease signature motif containing protein, with product MTTSPAPELDTAIAVLDHAGALVADARVVDAELMRAACAWADLHPADALDAATVAGTYGDTALKIAGAYGPGVTEFAVAEFASRLGRSTASGAAYLGQALVCRHLLPRLWDAVQAHRVDGWRARLVARMVLGRDLTPEAAGWVDRHVAPVAQTIGVTALERLVAEALARFMPDEAELARAEAREQRRFEVHLDGRPGDDLTGTVDASGCFDLPDGIAIHDAVTEEKQRLRALGATAEPGPLSAQALLNLVVRGSDGASAQGTLELVTAGGGRAASPGERVETPETPAGRSSPRQRRRYLLHLHLSDAVLRTSMFPGRLAAGDGAVGRVEETRAPVSATAIRDWLTTAGIDGVAPHVTVLPVIDLAEAVHTEAYEVPRRLAHQTALTHLACVFPWCGRAARRCDHDHAVPFDPAVPDAGGPTCSCNIAPLCRPHHRLKTHGHAATHWTLTPAGAGAWLWRSPHGAHYLRDHTGTRPLDGPLDGPLAHDTGPPDAGPSRDAAPPHEADTGPPAPAD from the coding sequence ATGACCACCAGCCCGGCACCCGAGCTCGACACCGCGATCGCGGTGCTCGATCATGCCGGCGCGCTGGTCGCCGACGCCCGCGTGGTCGACGCGGAGCTGATGCGGGCTGCGTGTGCGTGGGCGGACCTGCACCCCGCCGACGCCCTCGATGCGGCGACGGTGGCCGGTACCTATGGCGACACCGCACTCAAGATTGCCGGTGCCTATGGGCCGGGGGTGACGGAGTTCGCGGTGGCGGAGTTCGCGTCCCGGCTGGGGCGGTCCACAGCCTCGGGTGCCGCCTACCTCGGCCAAGCACTCGTGTGCCGCCACCTCCTGCCCCGGTTGTGGGACGCGGTGCAGGCGCATCGGGTGGACGGGTGGCGTGCCCGATTGGTTGCGCGGATGGTGCTCGGCAGAGACCTGACCCCTGAGGCAGCCGGGTGGGTGGACCGCCACGTGGCACCGGTGGCGCAGACCATCGGTGTCACCGCGCTGGAGCGGCTGGTCGCGGAAGCGTTGGCGCGGTTCATGCCCGATGAGGCGGAGCTGGCCCGGGCCGAGGCCCGCGAGCAGCGGCGGTTCGAGGTGCACCTCGACGGTCGTCCCGGCGATGACTTGACGGGGACGGTGGACGCGAGCGGGTGTTTCGACCTGCCCGACGGGATCGCCATCCACGACGCCGTCACGGAGGAGAAGCAGCGGCTGCGTGCCCTGGGTGCCACGGCTGAGCCGGGACCGTTGTCGGCGCAGGCGCTGCTGAACCTCGTGGTCCGTGGCTCTGACGGCGCGTCCGCGCAGGGCACCCTCGAGCTGGTGACCGCGGGCGGGGGTCGAGCAGCGAGCCCTGGCGAGCGTGTCGAGACCCCCGAGACTCCTGCGGGTCGGTCGTCGCCGCGGCAGCGACGGAGGTATCTGCTGCACCTGCACCTGTCCGACGCGGTGCTGCGCACCTCGATGTTTCCCGGTCGTCTGGCTGCCGGGGACGGGGCGGTGGGTCGGGTGGAGGAGACCCGGGCACCGGTGTCGGCGACCGCGATCCGCGACTGGCTCACCACCGCCGGCATCGACGGGGTGGCGCCGCACGTCACGGTGCTGCCCGTGATCGACCTCGCGGAAGCGGTGCACACCGAGGCCTACGAGGTGCCACGCCGCCTGGCCCACCAGACGGCTCTGACCCACCTGGCGTGCGTGTTCCCGTGGTGCGGACGCGCCGCCCGCAGGTGCGACCACGACCACGCCGTCCCCTTCGACCCTGCCGTCCCGGATGCGGGTGGGCCGACCTGCTCGTGCAACATCGCGCCGCTGTGCCGGCCGCACCACCGGTTGAAGACCCACGGCCACGCCGCCACCCACTGGACCCTCACACCCGCAGGCGCCGGCGCCTGGCTCTGGCGGTCACCGCACGGGGCGCACTACCTGCGCGACCACACCGGCACCCGACCACTCGACGGGCCACTCGACGGACCCCTCGCGCATGACACCGGACCACCCGACGCCGGGCCGTCCCGTGATGCTGCTCCGCCGCACGAGGCCGACACCGGTCCACCCGCACCCGCGGACTGA